The Mycoplasmopsis equigenitalium genome contains a region encoding:
- a CDS encoding sugar ABC transporter ATP-binding protein translates to MGKIDYILELDKVTKTYPGVVALNDVSFKVKRGKILSLVGENGAGKSTLLKVISGVIPNNKFSGNVVFEGINTNFASLKDSEKAGIAIIHQELAISPHLTAYENMFVGRYIRNKLGFLNWSEMIKQAKYYMYMVGLKIDPSVKAGTLSIAQQQLLEIAKALSKQAKLLILDEPTSSLNDSDSYALLDIIKKLKDENGITSIFVSHKLKEVAYVSDDITIIRDGKHISDYSNSKENPINEDQLIKDIVGRELGSKFPPRPEYRQIGDTILEVKNWAVEHPKIKDYMAVKRASFDVRKGEIVGISGLVGSGRTELAKSIFGHSYGIKRSGTLKLKGEITELRSVAESLKKGLAYASEDRKNEGLIQMFSVHTNINQSAGHIYNRFGFLNKNKEIDNSNKRKYQVNIKVPDIFYPVSTLSGGNQQKVLLAKSLSTEFDVLIIDEPTRGIDVGSKYEIYKILFDIIKQGKAVVVISSEIEELLGITDRIFVMSHGEIKGEITTKDATSEKIMQIAIGTKQQEGRINATK, encoded by the coding sequence ATGGGGAAAATTGATTACATTCTTGAACTCGATAAAGTTACCAAAACTTACCCAGGAGTTGTTGCTCTTAATGATGTTTCATTTAAGGTTAAACGCGGCAAAATCCTTAGTTTGGTAGGGGAAAATGGGGCTGGAAAATCAACCTTGTTAAAAGTTATTTCCGGCGTTATTCCCAATAATAAGTTTTCAGGCAATGTTGTGTTTGAAGGAATAAATACGAATTTTGCTAGCTTAAAAGACTCGGAAAAGGCGGGGATTGCTATTATCCACCAAGAGTTAGCAATTTCACCCCACTTAACGGCATACGAAAATATGTTTGTTGGTCGTTATATTCGTAATAAACTTGGTTTTTTAAACTGATCAGAAATGATTAAACAGGCTAAGTATTATATGTATATGGTGGGGTTAAAAATCGATCCATCAGTTAAAGCGGGAACCTTATCAATTGCGCAACAGCAATTGTTGGAAATTGCTAAGGCGTTATCAAAACAAGCAAAATTATTAATTTTGGATGAACCTACATCAAGTCTTAATGATAGCGATAGTTATGCTTTACTAGATATTATTAAAAAACTGAAAGACGAAAATGGAATTACTAGTATTTTCGTGTCACACAAATTAAAAGAAGTTGCTTACGTTTCGGATGATATAACCATTATTCGGGATGGTAAACATATTTCTGATTATTCAAATTCAAAAGAAAATCCAATTAACGAGGATCAGTTAATTAAAGATATAGTTGGGCGCGAATTAGGAAGTAAGTTTCCACCACGACCTGAATATCGACAAATTGGTGATACGATACTTGAAGTTAAAAACTGAGCAGTTGAGCATCCAAAAATTAAGGACTATATGGCCGTTAAAAGAGCATCGTTTGATGTTCGCAAAGGCGAGATTGTTGGTATTAGTGGATTGGTTGGTTCGGGTCGGACCGAACTAGCAAAATCAATTTTTGGGCATTCGTATGGCATTAAGCGAAGTGGAACACTTAAATTAAAAGGTGAAATCACTGAACTAAGAAGTGTTGCAGAATCGTTGAAAAAAGGTTTAGCATATGCATCTGAAGACCGGAAAAACGAAGGGTTAATTCAAATGTTTTCAGTTCATACTAACATTAATCAGTCAGCTGGTCATATCTATAACCGTTTTGGATTTTTAAACAAGAATAAGGAAATTGATAATTCGAACAAACGGAAATATCAAGTTAATATTAAGGTACCAGATATCTTTTATCCTGTCAGCACACTTTCGGGCGGTAACCAACAAAAAGTATTACTAGCAAAATCATTATCAACAGAGTTTGATGTGTTAATTATCGATGAGCCAACACGGGGAATTGATGTTGGTTCGAAGTACGAAATTTACAAAATTTTATTCGATATAATCAAGCAAGGTAAAGCAGTTGTGGTAATTTCGAGTGAAATTGAAGAACTATTAGGAATCACCGATCGAATATTTGTTATGTCACACGGTGAAATCAAAGGTGAAATCACCACCAAAGATGCAACTAGTGAAAAAATTATGCAAATTGCTATTGGGACAAAACAACAAGAAGGGAGAATAAATGCCACAAAGTAA